Below is a genomic region from Martelella lutilitoris.
TGACGGCCTTCCTTCTTTCTTTCCTCGCCGCTTCTTTCCACGTCCGCACCACCTCCAGCACCATTTCCGATTCTGTGTCCCCTTTTTGAAACACCGGGCGCGTGTACGCAAGGAATCTATAAAAATGTTGTAAATATGACATATACGGGGACTATATGTCGCTTTCGAAACATACTAACCTGACGACGCAAATCGAAATTTCATAGCGTTCCGATTACGAAAGGAATACCCGATGAATGGTATCATTCAGCGGCTGGGAAGCCGCGCGCAGATTTCAGGCAAGATGCTCGGCCTTCTGAGCGGCGTTTCGCTGCTGGCCGTCAGCGCTGTTCCAGCGAAAGCCGAAGACAATGCGCTGCGCATCATCTCCCTGAACACCTGGGGCGCATCGACGCTCATCCCCGAAGCCGCCGACCTTCTTTCATCGGGCAATTACGACTTCATCACCATCCAGGAATACCGCAACAGCTACGGCGTCGATATCCAGAAGAAGATGGCCGACCTTGGCGCTGGCGATTACGAGCTGCACTCGAAGGGCGACACCGGCCTTGCCTGGCGCGACAAGGACATTATCGATTACAGCAATACCGATGAGCCGGTTCACGTGGTTGTCGGCGGCGAGAACGGCCGCCCGCAGACCATCATCGCGACGGAGCATCTCGATTACCGCGACGATGCCTTTCTCCATCGTAACCGCGAAGCCCATGAGCTGAACGACTGGGCGGCAAGCAAGGCGAGCCCCATTATCATGACGGGAGACTTCAACGCGGGCGACGTCTCCGAGCGCGGACTGCTGGAAGTGGTTCAGCAGGAATTCATGATGAAGCGCGCGCGAGAGACCGGCAATGCGGACCACAAGGCCTGGGCGCTGCAATATGTCGCGCGCAATCACGCCATCGGCTCTGAAAAATACGCCGCCGCCGAAGCCTATATCAACCGCAAGTCCAACACCATGCCGGAAGGCCTGTTCACCGACGAGACCTATCCCGTGGCGGGCAACACGCCCTACACGATGAACCTTCTGAAGAAGCAGTACCAGATCCTGCAGAACCCCGAGGATCGCGAACGCTTCGCCCCCCACAAGCTGGCGGATGGCAGCACAACATGGCCGAGCGTCGAGGAAGACGACGAGGCCTTCAAATGGCCGTCCTGGGGCCGCACCCAGATCGACCACTTCATTGCGTCGCGCCCCTATGCCAAATGGTGGGAACTGACGGATGCCGAAGACGACCACTATGTCGGCGGCGTTCTCGACCAGGACATCAGCACGACGGACGAGGGTCACGCGCTCTCCGATCATGAGCCGCTCGCCCATGAAATCCGCTGGAAGGGCCCGAATGTCGAGGAGATCGGCGACGGCAGCGGCAAGATCCGCCTGACCTTCGATGCCAACACGCGCGATTCGGCAGAGCGCGCCAATGAATTCCGGCTGTCGCGCAACAACCACCGCACCGATGTCTATCTCGGCCAGCTTTCCGATGAGGATGGCCGTCCGATCTATGCGCAGGCCCCGGAAGTCACCGAGGACCGCCTCGGCTTCCTGCTCGCCAACGCGGTCTATGACCGTCACGACCCGGAAGCCTTTCAGGAGGAGCTTTCCCTCTACGTGCCCGCCGAACAGCAGGCGGTTTACAAGGCCTATCTCGACAAGCTGACGGATACCTCCAATCCGGAATTCTTCCGCAACGTTCTCGACGACTATTTCCAGGCGCATCGCGAAGAGTTCCCGGGCATCGGCAGCATCAGCGACATGAGCTGGGAGCAATGGGGCGATATCCTCATGAAATATGTCGATGAGGACCTTGCCTTTGACACCAAGCCGGAAAACCCGGCCTGGGACGAGCTTGTCGAAACGTTCGGTCTCAGCGATCCGGCCGTGCGCGCCGCGCTTTCGGCGAAGACCGGGCTCGACTTCGAAAACGATCCCTTCGCGCCCCTCAAGCTGGCGCTCGACTGCGCCGACGCGCAGCATCTGTCGCTTCAGGGCGCCCGCGCGATGTGCGTGGATGATCATGAGCGCTTCCGCGACATCGTCGTCACCGCCGGCAAGACTGTGGCGATCGACGAAAGCGCGGCACTCGGCTCCTCCGACGGCCTGATCACGCTCGACAATGGCGGCATCCGCACCGCCGGACCGGACGATGACTGGGCTCAGTGGACCGGCCCGATCACGGCGCTCGACAAGGCCATCCGCTTCGACGGCCGGGGCTGGATCGATGTTTCCCACCCGACGGTTCCGGTGACCGCTCTGAAGACATTCTCCGGCGACGGCACGTTTGAAAAGCGCGGCGTCGGCACCCTGCTCTTGACGGCCGACAGCTCCGGCTTTGCCGGCACCACGCTGGTCAACGAGGGCAAGCTGCTGGTGGGCGACGAAAACGGCGCCGGCGCGATCGGCGGCAGCATGGCCGTCAATGACGGCGCGATACTCGGCGGCTCCGGCACGATCGGCTCCGGCGCGGGATCGCTGGTCTCGATTGCCGCGGGCGGCACGCTGTCGCCGGGCAATTCCATCGGCACGTTGACCATCGACGGCGACCTCGCCTTCGCCAGCGGCTCGATCTTCGCCGTCGAAGTCGACCCGGAAAGCGGGCGCAGCGACGCTGTGACCGTCACCGGCAAGGCCTCGCTGGACGGCACGCTCGCCCATGTCGGCTTCGACGGCGTCTACGATCCGCGCTCGACCTACACCGTCCTCTCGGCCGGTGAGATCGAGGGCGAATTCGCAAGCGTCACCTCCGATTTCGCCTTCCTGACGCCCGACTTTCTCTATGGCACGGGCGAAATCGGCCTGAAGCTGCAGCGCAACGACCGCGATTTCGCATCGCTGACTCAAACTGCCAACCAGGCAGCCGTCGCGGCAAGCGTGGAGTCGATCGGCTTTACCGCCGGAAACCAGCTCTATGACGCGATCGTCATGCTGCCGGACGATCCCGATTTCATCCGCAACGGCTTCGACCAGCTTTCCGGCGAGATCCATGCATCGGTCAAATCCGCGCTGATCGAGGAAAGCGGCATCGTCCGCGGCGCGGAGGCCGATCGCCTGCGGGCAGCCTTCGGCACGGTCGGCGCATCGTCGGCGCCGGTTCTGGCCTATGGCCCGGACGGTGCAAACCTCGTCGCTCCCGATCAGGCAAACGGCATCGCCGCCTGGGGCAGCGCCTTCGGAGCGTGGAACACGTTCGACGGCAACGCCAATGCCGCCGGCCTCGACAGCGCGACGGGCGGCCTGCTTGTCGGCGTCGACATCCCGCTTGCCGAAACCTGGCGCGTCGGCGCGCTTGCCGGCTACAGCCATTCGAGCTTCGACAGCGATGACCGCGCGTCGTCCGGTTCCAGCGATAACTACTCGCTCGGCCTCTATGCCGGTTCGCAATGGGGCGGCCTCGGCTTCCGCTCGGGTCTCGCCTATACGTGGCACCAGATCGACACCAGCCGTTCGGTGTTCATCCCGGGCCTTACGAATGCGCTCGACAGCAGCTATGACGCCGGCACCTTCCAGGCGTTCGGAGAACTCGGCTATCAGTTCGACCTCTCCGACGTTCAGCTGGAGCCGTTCGCCAACCTCGCCTATGTCAATCTGGATACGGATGGCTATGGCGAGAGCGGCGGCGCAGCGGCATTGAGCGGCGCAAGCGGCAGCTCAGATACCACCTTCACCACCGTGGGCGCGCGCGTCTCCTCCGACTTCATGATCGGCGCAACGCGAGCAAAGGCAAGCGGCATGATCGGCTGGCGTCACGCCTTTGGCGATATCACGCCGTCCGTCACGCAGGCTTTTGCGGGCTCGACGCCGTTCGCCGTCACCGGCGTCGCCGTTGCCGAGGATGCCGCCGTGGTCGAGGCCGGCCTCGACTTCGACCTGTCGGCCAACACCACGATCGGCGTGTCCTACCAGGGCCAGTTCGGCGACGACGTCAGCTACAACGGCGTCAACGCAAGGCTCCAGGTGAAGTTCTGATCTGAAGGCAGGCCACGTTCCGGCGGAATAATTCCCGTCCGGAGCGTGGCCTATTTCCGAGAGGCTTGCGCCATTGCGCACGGCCGAAAGGGGGCATCCGTCCCATCGGCTCATCTTCTGATTTCGAGCGCGGTCGCAACCGGCGGAGTCGTTCCGGCTTGCCGGTCCTCGCAAGGCTTTTATCGTGCTGCGACAAGCGTGTGATTTTCGCCTTCGCTGTTGAGATAGCGGCGGACGGGAAGCGGCAGTTTCGGCGATTTTTCATTGAACAGGCCGCATCCTTCCAGCAGTCTGCGCTTGTCGGGGTTCGGCCCGGCCACGCGCCAGATCGCCCGCGTGGAATAGGGCAGGTTTTCCTGGCGCCAGGAAACGCCGGTCGTCACCCCGCGCAGATAGGTGCGCTGATGCTCGGCAAACGGCATCAGCGTCGTCTGACACAGGAAGGATTGTTCCCCCACCCCGCGCTCGACGATAAAAAGCCGGTTACGCCAGTAGGCCGCCAGTCCGACATATTTCGAGAACTGTCGAATCTCCTGGTCCCGGTCATAAATCCGCTCGATCGATTTGACCGTGATCTGGCCGTTTTTCTCCTCGATCCTGGCACAGCTTCGGACGATTTTCCCGGGCCATGACAGGCTTTTATGGTAAAGTTCGTAATAGCCCGTATACTGACGCAGCTCCGGCAGGTTTCCGGGGAACCCCTCCCGCAACAGAAAATCCGGTCCGACGGTCTCGGCAGGCGTGCCGAGTACGTCCTGGAAGCGCTTTTCCGGCAGCAGGAAGTCCTGCGGCTTGAGGTTGAAATGCCGCGCGATTTTCCCTGTATTATAGGGCGAAGGGCGCGTTTGCGCGGCAAGATAGCGGTTGAACTGCTGTCGATTGATGCCGATCTCGCGGCAGATTGCAGTAATCGACGGGCGAGTGTTGCAGGCAAATCGCAGATTGGCTGCAAAGAGACTGTTGTTTTGGGATTTCAATGTTTTCGAGGCCGGTCATTATAGCGTCAATTAGCGTCATTGTGCGTCAATACGCGAAGTTGCCTGGCTTGCGCAAGCCGCTTATGCCTTTGCGCATGAAATTTGACGGACCCGTCAATCGCGCCTTCAGGCATTTCGATATCGCCTTTGCGATCATCCGCAGTCGCGGGGCGACGCGGTCGATATGTGCAATGCTAAAACAGTCAGGGGAAACCATATGAGAAACACGAAATCAGCCATTCAGAAGACCGGCCTCAACCGTCGCGCCTTTCTGGCCTCCGCAGCCGCGGCCGGATTTGCGGCGACCGCTTCCGGTCTTCTCATTCCGCGCGAAAGCCTTGCGGCCGAAGAGCCGCAGCGCGGCGGTCATCTCGTTCTCGGCCTCGACGGCGGCCAGACCACCGATATTCTCGATCCCGGCACCTATGCCGGCAGCACCATGTTCCTGGTGGGCTTCACCTGGGGCGACCGGCTGGTGACCACCGATCCGGTATCCGGCGAGGCGCTGCCGAGCCTTGCCGAAAGCTGGACCTCTTCCGACGACGCGAAGACCTGGACCTTCAAGCTGCGCAAGGATGTGCGTTTTCATGACGGCACGCCGTTTACCGTCAACGACGCCGCCCAGACGCTCCGCCGCCATTCCGACAAGGATTCCACCTCCGCGGCTCTCGGCCTTCTCGAAGAGATCGAGACCATCGAGGAAAGCGGCGGGGATCTGGTGATCACGCTGAAGAACGGCAATGCCGACCTGCCGCTGATGCTGACGGACTATCACCTGCAGGTCCAGAAGAACGGCGGCATGGATGACCCCAACAGCGCCATCGGCACGGGCCCCTACAAGCTGGAAAGCTTCGAGCCGGGCATTCGCATTACCTTCTCGAAGAATGAGGATGACTGGAACGAGGATCGCGGCTTCGTCGACAGCGTCGAGGTTCTGGTCATCAACGACAACACCGCCCGCATCGCGGCCCTTTCGTCCGGCAAGGTGCATTTCATCAACACGCTCAGCCCGAAGACGATGTCCTTGCTGTCGCGGGCGCCGAATATCGAAACGATCAGCACCAAGGGCAAGGGCTTCTATTCCTTCCTGATGCATGGCGACACCGCGCCCTTCGATAATAACGATCTCAGAATGGCGCTGAAGCTCGCCATCGACCGCGAGGCGATGCTGAACACGGTGCTCGGCGGCTATGGCACGCTCGGCAACGATTATCCGGTCAACGATGCCTACGCGCTGGCGCCGACCGATATCCCGCAGCGGGCCTACGATCCGGAAGAAGCGGCGCACTACTTCAAGAAATCCGGCCACGAAGGCCCGATCCTGCTGCGCACCTCCGATGCCGCCTTTACCGGCGCGGTCGACGCCTCCGTCCTGTTCCAGGCCAATGCCAAGGAAGCGGGCATCGACCTCCAGCTGCAGCGCGAGCCGGCCGACGGTTACTGGTCGAATGTGTGGAACAAGAAGCCGTTCTGCGCCTCCTATTGGGGCGGCCGGGCGACGCAGGATATCCGCTACACCACAACCCAGCTTTCAACCTCGACCTGGAACGACACCCGTTTCAAGGACCCCGAATTCGACAAGATGCTGCTCGAAGCCCGCGCCGAGACCGACCAGGACAAGCGCCGCGCGCTCTACCGCCAGATGGCGATCATGGTGCGCGACAATAGCGGCCTGATCCTGCCGGTGTTCAACAATTACCTCAATGCCCGCTCGGTGAAGATGCAGGGCTGGATCGACGACGTCGGCAACGACCTGTCCAACGGACAGATCGCCAGCCGCGCCTGGCTCGTTTCTTGATCCGAAGAAAAGAGGAAGCCGCGGGATCAAGCCGCGGCTTTCACACCCCCATGACAGAAACACAACCAACACCAACCGCCCCTGTCGGCGCGCCCTCTCCCGGCCTGATCTTCGTTTTGCGCGCGCGCTTTCCCATGGCAAGCCGTATCGGCGAGCGGATCGTGCTCGGCATAGGCCTGCTTCTCGCCAGTTCGATCCTGATCTTCGCCGGGATCGAAATCCTGCCCGGCGACTTCGCCGAGACCTATCTCGGTCAGGCGGCAACGCCGCAGGCGATCGCCAATCTGCGCGCCGAATTCGGCCTCGACCAGCCGCTCGTGACCCGCTATTTCGACTGGCTCGTCGGCATATTGCATGGCGATTTCGGAACGTCCTGGGCAAGCGGCCAGTCCGTCAGCGGCCAGATTGCCGCCCGGCTGGGCAATTCGCTGCTTCTGGCGGGCGCCGCAGCCGTGATCGCCGTTCCGCTCGCCGTCGGCCTTGGCCTTCTCGCCGTGCTCTATCGCGACCGTCTGGCGGACCGGCTGATCAACCTCGTCTCGCTTGCCGCCGTCTCGCTGCCGGAATTCTTCGTCGCCTATCTGCTGATCATGGTGTTCGTGGTCCAGCATCCGGTCGCAGCCTTTCCGGCCACGGTCTATGACAGTATGAGCCTGTGGCAGAAGCTTCAGACCATCATCCTTCCGGTGGCGACGCTGGTTCTGGTGGTGCTCGCCCACATGATGCGGATGACCCGTGCGGCGATCATCAATGTAATGTCCTCCGCCTATATGGAGACCGCCGAGCTGAAAGGCATCGGCGCGATGCGGGCGATCGTGAAACACGCGGCCCCCAATGCGCTGGCGCCGATCATCAATGTCGTGGCCCTCAACCTCGCCTATCTGATCGTCGGCGTCGTCGTGGTCGAGGTGGTTTTCGTCTACCCCGGCATGGGCCAGTACATGGTCGATGCGGTGACGATACGCGACTTGCCGGTGGTGCAGGGCTGCGGGCTGGTCTTCGCCGCGATCTATATTCTGCTCAACATGACAGCCGACATTCTGTCCATTGTCGTCAATCCGCGTCTGAGGCATCCGCGATGAATATCCGTTCCGTTCCGCTGACGGCGTGGATCGGCATGGCCGGTATCGCCATCGCCGTCATCGCCGCCGTCTTTGCGCCCTTTCTCGCGCCCTACGGCGAAAATCAGGTTGTCGGAAGCCCCTGGGAGGCGGCGAGCGCGGCCTTTCCGCTCGGGACCGACAATCTCGGCCGGGACCTGCTGTCGCGCATGATCTACGGCGCGCGCATGACGCTGTTCGTGTCGTTTTGCGCCACCGTGCTTGCCTTCTCGCTGGGCGTTGTCCTGAGCTTCGTAGCGGCCGTCATGCGCGGCATAGTCGATATGGGCCTGTCGCGCCTCAACGACCTGATGATGTCGATCCCGACGCTGATCTTCGCGCTGATCGTGCTGGCGGCGCTGCCCCAGAACCTGTTCGTGCTGATCGTGGTCATGGCGGTGCTCGATTCCACCCGCGTGTTCCGTCTCGGACGGGCACTGGCGGGCGATATCGCCGTGATGGACTTCGTCGAGGCGGCAAGGCTGCGCGGCGAAAAGACGGTCTGGATCGTGTTCCGCGAGATCCTGCCGAACGCGATGACGCCGTTGCTTGCCGAATTCGGCCTGCGGCTCGCCTTCGCCGTTCTGTTCATCTCCACCCTGTCTTTCCTCGGGCTCGGCATCCAGCCGCCGACCGCCGACTGGGGCGGCATGGTCAAGGACAACAAGGACGGCATCATCTTCGGCGTGTCCGCGGCGCTGGTGCCGGGGGCCGCGATTGCCGCGCTCACCATCTCCATCAATCTCGTCGTCGACTGGCTGCTGAAACGCACATCCAGCCTGAAAGGAGGCCGCGGTGGCTGAGCTTCAAACATCGGACGAATCCCCTCTGCTTCAGGTCCGTAACCTGCAGATCGGCGCGATGGCCTATCCGCCGGGCGAACGCCCGCATCCGATCGAGATCGTCAAGGACGTGAGTTTCACGCTGGAACGCGGCAAGGTGCTCGGGCTGATCGGCGAATCGGGCGCGGGCAAGTCCACCATCGGGCTCTCGCCGCTCGCCTATGGGCGCGGCGGCGTCACCATCACCGGCGGCGAAGTGCTGTTGGACGGCGTCGATATCCTGAAGCTCGGCAAGTCCGGCACGCGGGCGCTGCGCGGCGCGCGGGTCTGCTATGTCTCGCAATCGGCGGCGGCCTCGTTCAATCCGGCCCACAAGCTCGGCGATCAGGTGATCGAGGCGACCGTGCGCCACGGGCTGATGAGCCGTGGCAAGGCCCGGAAGCGTGCTGTCGAACTGTTCGATATCCTCGGCCTGCCGGATCCGGAGAGTTTCGGCAACCGCTATCCCCACCAGGTGTCCGGCGGACAGTTGCAGCGGGCGATGACGGCGATGGCGCTCTGCAGCCATCCGGAACTGATCGTCTTCGACGAGCCGACAACGGCGCTGGACGTCACCACCCAGATCGACGTTCTGGCCGCGATCAAAAATGCGATCGCCAGGACCGGAACCGCCGCGCTCTACATCACCCATGACCTCGCGGTAGTGGCCCAGGTCGCCGACGACATCATGGTGCTGCGCAACGGCGAAACCGTGGAATATGGCAGCGTTGAAAAGATCATCGAAAACCCCGATGCCGAATACACCCGCGAACTGGTGAATGTCCGCGCGATCCGCCACGCGGAGGCCGCCGACCAGTCCGACCGCTTCTTCGAGATGAACAACATCTCGGCCTCCTACGGCACCATGCCGGTGCTGTTTGATGTGTCGCTGCATGTTCCCAAGGGGCAGACGCTCGCGATTGTCGGCGAATCCGGTTCGGGCAAATCGACACTTGCGCGGGTCGCCACCGGGCTTCTGCCGCCGACAGCCGGTAGCGTGCGGTTCAATGGAAAAGACCTGCCGCCGGCGCTGAAGAACCGCAGCCGCGAGGAGCTGCGGCAGCTTCAGCTGATCTATCAGATGGCCGACACCGCCATGAACCCGCGCCAGACCGTGGGCGGCATCATCGGCAGGGCTGTGACCTTCTACGAGGGCCTGCGCGGTTCGGCGCGCCACAGCCGGGTCAACGAGTTGCTCGAGCAGATCGAAATGGGCAGCGGTTTCTACGACCGTTACCCCGCCGAGCTTTCCGGCGGCCAGAAACAGCGCGTGGCGATTGCCCGCGCGCTGGCCGCCCGGCCGGAGCTGATCATCTGCGACGAACCGACCTCGGCGCTCGACCCGCTGGTGGCCGACGGCATTTTGAAGCTGCTGCTGCAGCTTCAGAAGGAAAAGCAGCTTTCCTACATCTTCATCACCCACGACATCGCCATTGTCCGGGCGATTGCCGACAGCGTGGCGGTGATGCATCAGGGCAAATTGGTCCGTTTCGGCCCCAAGGCGGAGGCGCTTTCCCCGCCCTTCGACGACTATACCGATCTGCTGCTGAAATCCGTGCCCGAAATGAAGATCGGCTGGCTGGAAGAGGTGCTTGCCAACCGCAGGACTTCCAGCGCCGGCAACTGACACATTCCGGCCGGGCCACCCCTCCGGCCCGCGCTCCCTTACTGACAGACCCCGAATACGAAAAGGTCAAAACCATGGCGAAACAAGGTTTTACGACGTCCGAGGACCAGTGGATCACGCTTGCGGACGGCACGCGCCTGGCAACGCGAATCTGGATGCCGGACGGCGCGGCCGACAAGCCGGTGCCAACCGTGCTGGAATATCTGCCCTACCGCAAGCGCGGCGGAACCGATCCGCGCGACGAATCCACCTATCCGGTCTTCGCCGCCGCCGGCATTGCCGGTGTGCGGGTCGATATCCGCGGGTCGGGCGAATCCGACGGCGTCATCGATGGCGAATATACCCCGCGCGAACTCTCCGATGCCTGTGAAATTCTCGAATGGATCGCCGCACAGCCCTGGTCGAACGGCAATGTCGGCATGATGGGCATTTCCTGGGGCGGGTTCAACTGCCTGCAGGTGGCCGCCCTCAAGCCGCCGCAGTTGAAGGCCGTGATCTCGATCGCCTCCACCGTCGACCGTTACAATGACGATATTCACTACAAGAACGGCACGCATCTCTCCGCCCAGCTCTCATGGGCGGGCACGATGCTCGCCTATCAGTCGCGCACGCCGGATATCGATCTCGTCGGCGACCGGTGGAAGGACATGTGGCTGGAGCGGCTGGAAGGCCAGCCCTTCTTCATGGAGGAATGGCTTGCCCATCAGCGCCGCGACGATTTCTGGAAACACGGGTCGATCTGCGAGGATTTCGACGGGTTCCCGGTTCCCGCGCTGGTCATTGCCGGCTGGGCGGATGGCTATCGCAATACGCCGCTGAAGGCGATCGAGGGCCTCGGCGACAGGGGCAAGGCGATCGTCGGCCCGTGGGTGCACAAATATCCGCATTTCGCCTGGCCGAAACCGCGCATGGACTTCCACGCCGAAGCCATCGCCTGGTGGAAACGCTGGCTGGACGATGCCGGTAATGGTGCTGAACAGCTCCCGCAGATGCGCGCCTATATCCTCGATGGACCGCGCCCGGCGCTGAGGCGCGACAGCGATCCCGGCTACTGGGTCGCCAAGCAGTCCTGGGAAGCGCCAGAGACGGACACTCTGACGGTTGGAGCCGACGGCACGCTCAACGCGACAGGTGGCAGCGAGGGCACAGGCGACATCTATCTGCGCTCCCCGCTCGACACCGGCATCAGCGGCGGCGAATGGTTCACGCTGAAGCCTGACGCGGAGATCGCCGGCGATCAGCGCAGCGATGACGGCGGTTCGCTGACCTTCCAGACAGCGCCGCTTGCGGAAGAGGCCGTCTATCTAGGCGCGCCGGAACTTACCGTCGATGTTGCCTGCGAGGGCGACTGGGAAAACCTCGCCGTGCGGATCATCGATGTCCATCCCGACGGCACGGAGACCCGCGCCTGCTACGGCGTCCTGAACCTTGCCCATCGCGACGGTAACGAAACGCCGGCCAAGATGCCGCGCGGCGAGAAGACGCGCATCACCATGCAGCTTGACGCCATGGGCTATCGCTTCGCGCCGGGCCATCGCATCAAGCTCGCGCTTTCCACAAGCTACTGGCCGATCATTCTGCCGTCACCCGAAGCGCCGGGGCTCACGATCGATACCGCGAG
It encodes:
- a CDS encoding autotransporter domain-containing protein, yielding MNGIIQRLGSRAQISGKMLGLLSGVSLLAVSAVPAKAEDNALRIISLNTWGASTLIPEAADLLSSGNYDFITIQEYRNSYGVDIQKKMADLGAGDYELHSKGDTGLAWRDKDIIDYSNTDEPVHVVVGGENGRPQTIIATEHLDYRDDAFLHRNREAHELNDWAASKASPIIMTGDFNAGDVSERGLLEVVQQEFMMKRARETGNADHKAWALQYVARNHAIGSEKYAAAEAYINRKSNTMPEGLFTDETYPVAGNTPYTMNLLKKQYQILQNPEDRERFAPHKLADGSTTWPSVEEDDEAFKWPSWGRTQIDHFIASRPYAKWWELTDAEDDHYVGGVLDQDISTTDEGHALSDHEPLAHEIRWKGPNVEEIGDGSGKIRLTFDANTRDSAERANEFRLSRNNHRTDVYLGQLSDEDGRPIYAQAPEVTEDRLGFLLANAVYDRHDPEAFQEELSLYVPAEQQAVYKAYLDKLTDTSNPEFFRNVLDDYFQAHREEFPGIGSISDMSWEQWGDILMKYVDEDLAFDTKPENPAWDELVETFGLSDPAVRAALSAKTGLDFENDPFAPLKLALDCADAQHLSLQGARAMCVDDHERFRDIVVTAGKTVAIDESAALGSSDGLITLDNGGIRTAGPDDDWAQWTGPITALDKAIRFDGRGWIDVSHPTVPVTALKTFSGDGTFEKRGVGTLLLTADSSGFAGTTLVNEGKLLVGDENGAGAIGGSMAVNDGAILGGSGTIGSGAGSLVSIAAGGTLSPGNSIGTLTIDGDLAFASGSIFAVEVDPESGRSDAVTVTGKASLDGTLAHVGFDGVYDPRSTYTVLSAGEIEGEFASVTSDFAFLTPDFLYGTGEIGLKLQRNDRDFASLTQTANQAAVAASVESIGFTAGNQLYDAIVMLPDDPDFIRNGFDQLSGEIHASVKSALIEESGIVRGAEADRLRAAFGTVGASSAPVLAYGPDGANLVAPDQANGIAAWGSAFGAWNTFDGNANAAGLDSATGGLLVGVDIPLAETWRVGALAGYSHSSFDSDDRASSGSSDNYSLGLYAGSQWGGLGFRSGLAYTWHQIDTSRSVFIPGLTNALDSSYDAGTFQAFGELGYQFDLSDVQLEPFANLAYVNLDTDGYGESGGAAALSGASGSSDTTFTTVGARVSSDFMIGATRAKASGMIGWRHAFGDITPSVTQAFAGSTPFAVTGVAVAEDAAVVEAGLDFDLSANTTIGVSYQGQFGDDVSYNGVNARLQVKF
- a CDS encoding ABC transporter permease, whose translation is MNIRSVPLTAWIGMAGIAIAVIAAVFAPFLAPYGENQVVGSPWEAASAAFPLGTDNLGRDLLSRMIYGARMTLFVSFCATVLAFSLGVVLSFVAAVMRGIVDMGLSRLNDLMMSIPTLIFALIVLAALPQNLFVLIVVMAVLDSTRVFRLGRALAGDIAVMDFVEAARLRGEKTVWIVFREILPNAMTPLLAEFGLRLAFAVLFISTLSFLGLGIQPPTADWGGMVKDNKDGIIFGVSAALVPGAAIAALTISINLVVDWLLKRTSSLKGGRGG
- a CDS encoding ABC transporter ATP-binding protein; protein product: MAYPPGERPHPIEIVKDVSFTLERGKVLGLIGESGAGKSTIGLSPLAYGRGGVTITGGEVLLDGVDILKLGKSGTRALRGARVCYVSQSAAASFNPAHKLGDQVIEATVRHGLMSRGKARKRAVELFDILGLPDPESFGNRYPHQVSGGQLQRAMTAMALCSHPELIVFDEPTTALDVTTQIDVLAAIKNAIARTGTAALYITHDLAVVAQVADDIMVLRNGETVEYGSVEKIIENPDAEYTRELVNVRAIRHAEAADQSDRFFEMNNISASYGTMPVLFDVSLHVPKGQTLAIVGESGSGKSTLARVATGLLPPTAGSVRFNGKDLPPALKNRSREELRQLQLIYQMADTAMNPRQTVGGIIGRAVTFYEGLRGSARHSRVNELLEQIEMGSGFYDRYPAELSGGQKQRVAIARALAARPELIICDEPTSALDPLVADGILKLLLQLQKEKQLSYIFITHDIAIVRAIADSVAVMHQGKLVRFGPKAEALSPPFDDYTDLLLKSVPEMKIGWLEEVLANRRTSSAGN
- a CDS encoding ABC transporter substrate-binding protein, translated to MRNTKSAIQKTGLNRRAFLASAAAAGFAATASGLLIPRESLAAEEPQRGGHLVLGLDGGQTTDILDPGTYAGSTMFLVGFTWGDRLVTTDPVSGEALPSLAESWTSSDDAKTWTFKLRKDVRFHDGTPFTVNDAAQTLRRHSDKDSTSAALGLLEEIETIEESGGDLVITLKNGNADLPLMLTDYHLQVQKNGGMDDPNSAIGTGPYKLESFEPGIRITFSKNEDDWNEDRGFVDSVEVLVINDNTARIAALSSGKVHFINTLSPKTMSLLSRAPNIETISTKGKGFYSFLMHGDTAPFDNNDLRMALKLAIDREAMLNTVLGGYGTLGNDYPVNDAYALAPTDIPQRAYDPEEAAHYFKKSGHEGPILLRTSDAAFTGAVDASVLFQANAKEAGIDLQLQREPADGYWSNVWNKKPFCASYWGGRATQDIRYTTTQLSTSTWNDTRFKDPEFDKMLLEARAETDQDKRRALYRQMAIMVRDNSGLILPVFNNYLNARSVKMQGWIDDVGNDLSNGQIASRAWLVS
- a CDS encoding ABC transporter permease, with amino-acid sequence MTETQPTPTAPVGAPSPGLIFVLRARFPMASRIGERIVLGIGLLLASSILIFAGIEILPGDFAETYLGQAATPQAIANLRAEFGLDQPLVTRYFDWLVGILHGDFGTSWASGQSVSGQIAARLGNSLLLAGAAAVIAVPLAVGLGLLAVLYRDRLADRLINLVSLAAVSLPEFFVAYLLIMVFVVQHPVAAFPATVYDSMSLWQKLQTIILPVATLVLVVLAHMMRMTRAAIINVMSSAYMETAELKGIGAMRAIVKHAAPNALAPIINVVALNLAYLIVGVVVVEVVFVYPGMGQYMVDAVTIRDLPVVQGCGLVFAAIYILLNMTADILSIVVNPRLRHPR
- a CDS encoding transcriptional regulator, which gives rise to MKSQNNSLFAANLRFACNTRPSITAICREIGINRQQFNRYLAAQTRPSPYNTGKIARHFNLKPQDFLLPEKRFQDVLGTPAETVGPDFLLREGFPGNLPELRQYTGYYELYHKSLSWPGKIVRSCARIEEKNGQITVKSIERIYDRDQEIRQFSKYVGLAAYWRNRLFIVERGVGEQSFLCQTTLMPFAEHQRTYLRGVTTGVSWRQENLPYSTRAIWRVAGPNPDKRRLLEGCGLFNEKSPKLPLPVRRYLNSEGENHTLVAAR